Proteins co-encoded in one Neofelis nebulosa isolate mNeoNeb1 chromosome 2, mNeoNeb1.pri, whole genome shotgun sequence genomic window:
- the FAAP20 gene encoding LOW QUALITY PROTEIN: Fanconi anemia core complex-associated protein 20 (The sequence of the model RefSeq protein was modified relative to this genomic sequence to represent the inferred CDS: inserted 2 bases in 1 codon; deleted 1 base in 1 codon), with protein sequence MGWGGLEAGLGNLSRREVGAWKRGRVSPVPTPQLFLGFWARRAGAAARCSLPGPGRPRPSLCGREGTPGGGRARPCSRAGERAPHTRCRPTDPAMFPRQLLQSARLPGTPHAHGCXSAWLRAGLPAWHTPAGRCGPAEPAAWLRQRAELWGGGGPAFRAVLTWRAGTAGAPRAGALLSRHAAREAAAAAVNTRRPRPASPTRPFRFPGLSRSCPPASAPVPPVCAVLTPFARWPAGRTGPPKIQGGGGGLRRPQLVPGQDVARGLAGLKPCLGAGSDWEPQPGSRGHRRLREVGLAPPEGARNPHPPGSESTRSRDLCSLVAEGGGSEGPLTARPHMSHAGPGTREGVALAHHAHASTALRTEPGRARSGPLAAGSRTPAPHLLLCPRGPLLAETVSVNTNLARMELVSAGRASVTLRNDLPVKLHSLPVTAVGGPENVSPSIKFNVRPSPVPHRRCVGGPGASTPRAKGAQAVRGLQRKALEGAGIVGTLNPGAQLPGRSQRLPLPQGGVAPALPRVPVARNAEVLVFPSKASRLWRLKPGAWEPLTRAAGQSRGCWAPAACMPGVRLGFPTLGAGPTTPNLPGGSPRWGPPTPLCCWKSVPSVPPLVRGGTPGLSLPKCWRGRLGAARSRLWGALGRVQSAAPSAHKGGVGSGRGGGPGPRRAGGRLARGPGARVLSPQGGGGEPAGEPCGGRGRGRGLSRGRGPRRAAHFRRTRGSRRMEAARRPRLGLRRRRPSSGGGGRAGPPPEDGGECARPWAELLRAARADLNPDGELPPLPAFPGPESGRGPERAASPEVFTVGPHTFSWTPFPPAPSGGGGSGRCYKPLLGAGGLPGSPARSPQRCLGPEPRGTPGARERPWEAAPTLRTCPMCQTDFAPGLAQLDIDNHLAQCLEESAEDVVW encoded by the exons atggggtggggaggcttgGAAGCAGGGCTCGGAAACTTGTCCCGGAGAGAGGTGGGGGCTTGGAAACGGGGCCGCGTCTCTCCCGTGCCAACGCCCCAGCTGTTTCTTGGCTTTTGGGCTCGTAGAGCGGGGGCTGCAGCCCGCTGCTCGCTGCCGGGTCCCGGCCGTCCACGCCCATCCCTCTGCGGCCGGGAGGGGACGCCTGGAGGAGGCCGCGCACGCCCTTGTTCCAGAGCCGGTGAGCGGGCCCCACACACCCGCTGCCGCCCGACAGATCCTGCGATGTTTCCCAGGCAACTGCTTCAATCT GCCCGTCTACCAGGCACTCCACACGCCCACGGATG CTCTGCCTGGCTGCGGGCAGGCTTGCCAGCCTGGCACACGCCGGCCGGCAGGTGTGGTCCAGCGGAGCCCGCCGCCTGGCTTCGTCAGAGGGCCGAACTCTGGGGAGGAGGCGGCCCGGCATTCCGGGCCGTCCTCACCTGGAGAGCAGGCACGGCCGGGGCGCCCCGAGCGGGAGCCCTGCTGTCCCGTCACGCGGCAAGGGAGGCGGCGGCCGCCGCCGTGAACACGCGCCGCCCACGGCCAGCGTCACCTACGAGGCCGTTCCGCTTTCCAGGGCTTTCCAGGTCGTGCCCGCCAGCTTCGGCCCCTGTTCCGCCCGTCTGTGCCGTCCTGACCCCATTTGCACGGTGGCCCGCGGGCAGAACCGGCCCCCCCAAAATCcaaggagggggcggggggcttaGACGGCCCCAGCTTGTTCCGGGCCAGGACGTGGCTAGAGGCCTCGCGGGGCTCAAGCCCTGTCTCGGAGCAGGGTCTGACTGGGAACCTCAGCCGGGCTCCCGGGGACATCGGCGCCTGCGGGAGGTCGGTCTCGCTCCCCCAGAGGGAGCGAGGAACCCGCACCCACCTGGCTCTGAGAGCACCAGGAGCCGAGACCTGTGCTCCCTGGTGGCGGAAGGTGGCGGGAGCGAGGGGCCCCTGACCGCCCGGCCGCACATGTCCCACGCCGGACCCGGCACCCGGGAGGGGGTGGCACTGGCCCATCACGCACATGCCAGCACTGCCCTGCGGACGGAGCCGGGGAGAGCTCGGAGTGGGCCGCTGGCTGCGGGCTCCCGCACCCCTGCCCCGCACTTGCTGCTTTGCCCGAGGGGGCCTCTTCTCGCGGAGACGGTCTCCGTAAACACGAATTTGGCTCGTATGGAACTTGTCTCCGCAGGGCGGGCATCCGTCACACTCAGAAATGATCTTCCAGTGAAGCTCCACTCGCTGCCTGTCACCGCGGTGGGCGGCCCAGAAAACGTGAGCCCTTCAATCAAGTTCAACGTCCGACCTTCTCCTGTCCCACACCGCCGCTGCGTCGGGGGACCCGGCGCTTCCACTCCCCGTGCGAAAG GAGCCCAGGCCGTGCGAGGTCTACAGAGGAAGGCACTGGAAGGGGCAGGAATAGTTGGGACACTGAACCCCGGCGCTCAGCTCCCGGGGAGAAGTCAGCGCCTTCCTCTGCCTCAGGGAGGCGTGGCGCCGGCCCTCCCGCGTGTCCCCGTGGCCCGGAACGCAGAAGTGCTGGTGTTTCCATCAAAGGCTTCGAGGCTGTGGAGGCTGAAGCCGGGCGCGTGGGAACCCCTGACACGAGCCGCTGGGCAGTCCCGGGGCTGCTGGGCTCCTGCGGCCTGCATGCCCGGGGTCCGTCTGGGCTTCCCCACCCTGGGAGCAGGCCCCACA ACCCCAAACCTACCGGGAGGCAGCCCGAGATGGGGTCCCCCCACGCCCCTCTGCTGCTGGAAATCAGTTCCCTCAGTCCCACCTCTGGTTAGAGGAGGGACccctggcctcagtctccccaaatGTTG GCGAGGCCGCCTCGGGGCCGCGAGGAGCAGGCTGTGGGGCGCGCTGGGGCGGGTGCAAAGCGCGGCTCCCAGCGCGCACAAGGGCGGGGTGGGGTCGGGTCGAGGAGGGGGCCCGGGTCCACGGCGCGCAGGCGGGAGGTTGGCGCGCGGGCCCGGGGCCCGGGTCCTGTCCccgcagggagggggcggggagccggCGGGGGAGCCCtgcgggggccggggccgggggcggggcctgtcTCGGGGGCGGGGTCCGCGGCGGGCCGCCCACTTCCGCCGGACGCGCGGCTCAAGACGAATGGAGGCGGCGCGGAGGCCGCGGTTGGGGCTGCGCCGCCGGAGGCCGTCCTCGGGGGGCGG TGGCCGCGCGGGGCCCCCCCCGGAGGACGGAGGCGAGTGCGCGCGGCCGTGGGCGGAGCTGCTGCGCGCTGCGAGAGCGGATCTGAACCCCGACGGAGAGCTGCCGCCGCTGCCCGCCTTCCCCGGCCCG GAATCTGGACGCGGTCCCGAGCGTGCCGCGTCCCCCGAGGTGTTCACCGTGGGACCGCACACCTTTTCCTGGACGCCCTTCCCACCGGCCCCGAGCGGAGGCGGGGGCTCAGGCCGTTGCTACAAGCCGCTCCTTGGGGCCGGGGGGCTCCCGGGGTCCCCCGCCCGGTCCCCGCAGCGATGTCTGGGGCCTGAGCCCCGCGGGACCCCCGGCGCCCGGGAGCGACCGTGGGAGGCGGCGCCGACCCTGCGGACCTGCCCCATGTGCCAGACCGACTTCGCCCCCGG